The following proteins come from a genomic window of Ilumatobacter coccineus YM16-304:
- a CDS encoding heavy metal translocating P-type ATPase has protein sequence MADACCGGEPASIDDEVAGLADRWKMIAAAVAAVAWVVGMFAEHGGAFGDGSAVADVAFVVAVVAGGSTFAPGAVTGLLRGRLGVALLMTIAGVGAILLGQLGEAAALAFLFSVSEALEEWAITKSRRGLRAVLQLVPDTATIRRGDDQIEVPTDEVGIGDVLVVRAGERIATDGTIRSGRTTLDVSAVTGESIPVDAEPGDAVLAGSVNGGGLVDVEVTAPSSDSTLARIVRAVEEAQDRKGRSQRLADRIAKPLVPGILVVAAAIAIIGSLLGDPGLWVQRALVVLVAASPCAFAIAVPVTVFASIGAATRAGLVVKGGAALEALALVDTVALDKTGTLTRNQPTVIDTIAAPGADERDVRTLAAAVESNSDHPLAAAIVAAAGGSIPSAADVQTIAGHGITGVVEGSLVRVGKPGFVDTDHLGDAVERLQRDGATVVVVERDGHTIGAIAIRDELRPEAAAVVQQLRSDLDVRVVMLSGDNTATAAAIGRDAGIDDVRGGLLPADKTAAVVALQTTGTVAMVGDGINDAPGLATADAGIAMGVGGTDVAVEAADIAIMGDRLTHLPDLLRHARRTRSIMLQNLAMSGLIIAVLIPVAATGLLGLGAVVATHEIAEIVVILNALRARGSIAVGHSAGHALTPTPADHAAGDKRAVHA, from the coding sequence ATGGCCGATGCGTGCTGCGGCGGCGAGCCGGCCTCCATCGACGACGAGGTGGCGGGACTCGCCGACCGCTGGAAGATGATCGCCGCGGCCGTTGCCGCGGTGGCCTGGGTGGTCGGCATGTTCGCCGAACACGGTGGCGCGTTCGGCGACGGGTCGGCGGTCGCCGACGTGGCGTTCGTCGTCGCGGTCGTCGCCGGCGGGTCGACGTTTGCGCCGGGGGCCGTGACGGGCCTGCTGCGCGGGCGCTTGGGCGTCGCGCTGCTCATGACGATCGCTGGTGTCGGAGCGATCCTGCTCGGTCAACTCGGCGAAGCGGCGGCGCTCGCGTTCCTGTTCTCGGTGTCCGAGGCGCTCGAGGAGTGGGCGATCACCAAGTCGCGTCGCGGTCTGCGAGCGGTGCTGCAACTCGTACCCGACACCGCCACGATCCGCCGGGGCGACGACCAGATCGAGGTGCCGACCGACGAGGTCGGGATCGGCGACGTGCTGGTGGTGCGCGCCGGCGAGCGCATCGCCACCGACGGGACGATCCGATCCGGTCGCACGACACTCGACGTGTCGGCGGTGACCGGCGAGTCGATCCCGGTCGATGCCGAGCCGGGCGATGCGGTGTTGGCCGGCAGCGTCAACGGCGGCGGCCTCGTCGACGTGGAGGTCACGGCCCCGTCGTCCGACAGCACTCTGGCCCGCATCGTCCGCGCGGTCGAGGAGGCACAGGATCGCAAGGGGCGCTCGCAGCGACTCGCCGACCGGATCGCCAAGCCGCTCGTGCCCGGCATCCTCGTGGTCGCCGCAGCGATCGCCATCATCGGCTCACTGCTCGGCGACCCCGGGCTCTGGGTGCAGCGAGCACTGGTCGTTCTGGTCGCGGCGTCGCCGTGTGCGTTCGCCATCGCCGTTCCCGTCACCGTCTTCGCTTCGATCGGTGCGGCCACCCGGGCCGGACTCGTCGTCAAGGGCGGCGCCGCGCTCGAGGCACTCGCGCTGGTCGACACCGTGGCCCTCGACAAGACAGGCACGCTCACCCGCAACCAGCCGACCGTGATCGACACGATCGCCGCGCCGGGCGCCGACGAGCGTGACGTGCGCACGCTCGCAGCGGCTGTCGAGTCGAACAGCGATCACCCGCTGGCCGCGGCGATCGTCGCTGCGGCCGGCGGCTCGATCCCGTCCGCTGCCGACGTCCAGACGATCGCCGGTCACGGCATCACTGGCGTCGTCGAGGGCTCACTCGTTCGAGTCGGCAAGCCGGGCTTCGTCGACACCGACCACCTCGGCGACGCCGTCGAACGACTCCAGCGCGACGGAGCGACGGTCGTCGTGGTCGAGCGCGACGGCCACACGATCGGCGCGATCGCGATCCGCGACGAGCTCCGCCCCGAGGCTGCCGCCGTCGTGCAGCAGTTGCGGTCGGACCTCGACGTGCGGGTCGTGATGCTCAGCGGCGACAACACGGCGACGGCGGCCGCGATCGGTCGCGACGCCGGCATCGACGACGTTCGCGGTGGCCTCCTCCCTGCCGACAAGACCGCGGCGGTGGTCGCACTCCAGACGACGGGCACGGTCGCCATGGTCGGCGACGGCATCAACGACGCTCCGGGGCTCGCGACCGCCGATGCCGGCATCGCGATGGGCGTCGGAGGCACCGACGTGGCGGTCGAGGCGGCCGACATCGCCATCATGGGCGATCGCCTCACCCACCTCCCCGACCTGCTTCGGCACGCTCGGCGGACACGTTCGATCATGTTGCAGAACCTGGCGATGTCGGGGCTGATCATCGCCGTCTTGATCCCGGTGGCGGCGACCGGTCTTCTCGGGCTCGGCGCGGTGGTCGCCACGCACGAGATCGCCGAGATCGTCGTGATCCTCAACGCCCTCCGAGCACGAGGGAGCATCGCCGTCGGCCACTCCGCCGGGCATGCTCTCACGCCGACACCAGCCGACCACGCCGCCGGCGACAAGCGAGCCGTTCATGCCTGA
- a CDS encoding ArsR/SmtB family transcription factor — protein MDATLHRTAPDTDLDVMDLDVAARLFHGLSDRTRLSILSALLDGELRVTDIVAAVGTSQSNVSNHLACLRGCGLVTDRPGDRRQVFYSIARPEVRSLLAAAEALLVATGTDVEFCDNPLMTPARGADR, from the coding sequence ATGGACGCAACGCTGCACCGCACGGCTCCCGACACGGATCTGGACGTGATGGATCTCGACGTGGCCGCCCGGCTGTTCCACGGGCTGAGCGACCGCACCCGCCTGTCGATCCTCTCGGCGCTGCTCGACGGAGAGCTTCGGGTCACCGACATCGTCGCCGCGGTCGGCACGTCTCAGTCGAACGTGTCGAACCACCTGGCATGCCTACGTGGGTGCGGCCTGGTCACCGACCGCCCCGGTGACCGCCGACAGGTGTTCTATTCGATCGCTCGCCCCGAGGTCCGCTCGCTGCTCGCCGCCGCCGAGGCACTGCTCGTCGCCACCGGAACCGACGTCGAGTTCTGCGACAACCCACTCATGACCCCAGCGCGGGGAGCCGATCGCTGA
- a CDS encoding GNAT family N-acetyltransferase, with protein sequence MEIDRHIPFDLVRPTTRLHAAWLDARREWGPGFHEDGFGLQPTDDVESPAGFAALVERLSDDPEPTDAASSPGIRCRYRWIVEDDRVLGGIMLRYGVGEMLDRSGNIGYGIRPSARGRGVATWALGEMVDEARAIGLERVLVVCERDNLASARTIEASGGVLEPGAEETGGVRRYWIDTTR encoded by the coding sequence ATGGAGATCGACCGACACATCCCGTTCGACCTCGTGCGACCCACCACGCGGCTGCACGCAGCGTGGCTCGATGCGCGACGAGAATGGGGGCCCGGCTTCCACGAAGACGGATTCGGACTCCAACCCACCGACGACGTCGAGTCGCCGGCAGGCTTCGCAGCGCTGGTCGAGCGACTGAGCGACGACCCGGAACCCACCGACGCAGCATCGTCGCCAGGAATCCGCTGCCGGTACCGATGGATCGTCGAGGACGATCGCGTGCTCGGCGGGATCATGCTGCGCTACGGGGTCGGCGAGATGCTCGACCGCAGCGGCAACATCGGATACGGCATCCGGCCGTCCGCCCGCGGACGCGGGGTCGCCACGTGGGCGCTCGGCGAGATGGTCGACGAGGCGAGGGCGATCGGCCTCGAACGCGTGCTGGTCGTGTGCGAGCGCGACAACCTGGCGTCGGCGAGGACGATCGAAGCCAGCGGCGGCGTGCTCGAACCCGGAGCCGAGGAGACCGGCGGCGTACGCCGCTACTGGATCGACACGACTCGCTGA
- a CDS encoding DUF3703 domain-containing protein yields the protein MPDLRRLTTPQLVRDVIAAELDAAREADDPWPHLERAHIASQPWAWPHTRVHAAMFATAIRQRDRREAVGQVVRIVVAGPGSLAGRYPSGNTGRSDVPLTQVAPVPDDLRALLDQTT from the coding sequence ATGCCTGACCTCCGCCGACTCACGACGCCGCAACTCGTTCGCGACGTCATCGCCGCCGAACTCGACGCCGCACGAGAGGCCGACGATCCGTGGCCGCATCTCGAGCGAGCGCACATCGCATCACAGCCGTGGGCGTGGCCGCACACGAGGGTGCATGCCGCCATGTTCGCCACGGCGATCCGCCAACGCGACCGACGTGAGGCCGTCGGCCAGGTCGTCCGCATCGTCGTCGCCGGCCCGGGTTCACTCGCCGGCCGCTACCCGTCGGGCAACACCGGCCGATCCGACGTTCCCCTCACCCAGGTCGCCCCGGTCCCCGACGACCTCCGCGCCCTCCTCGACCAAACCACCTGA
- a CDS encoding arylsulfatase, with protein MTHPSRFEGTIGRTLADSEAWHDEPPHPGADAPNVVVVLLDDTGFAQFGCYGSDIDTPNIDALAAGGLQFTNFHVTPLCSPTRASLLTGRSQHAVGMRTVSNFRTGFPNQLGHISNHAATIAEVLKHEGYATFCVGKWHLAPMEQCSAAGPFDQWPLARGFDRFYGFLEGETDQFHPDLVCDNHPIEPPAGPADGYHVSEDLVDQLTRMISDSKGVRPDRPFFAYLPFGATHAPHQAPQAYLDKYRGRYDEGWDVIRQRWYERQLELGVIPDGTQLAPRNPGVEAWDDLPVNQQRVAARLQEAFAAFLDHTDAQIGRLVESLRSIGELDNTIFVVLADNGASQEGGPFGVMHEMKFFNGIFEDGDAMIDQIDDIGGPHSHTNYPWGWAQCGNSPFKWYKQNTHEGGVHVPMIVHAPRHVDPEAHGLRDQFVNVADIVPTIYELVGITPPDTYRGIDQLPVTGHSFAQALADAAAPATNRVQYFEMAGSRALVQLDDDGVSWKAVCKHTAGGDYDTEPWELYRLSDDWSECNDVAADQPDKLAELIDLWWREAERHGVLPLDDRMIELFGARFRDNSPHPADMRYVYRPPMSPMPGQAAAAIAGKSFDLTARITRDADSGGVIYATGTENSGMSVFVQHNRLVVDYNAFDEHTILESDREIPTGDATLVVQLRRRAGMAGEMSLLIDGHAAGTADLPLFMRMMSSVGPSVAYDHGSAVSQRYEAPFPFEGRLHEVEIQLLSRQDAEARDAEAAAEMSRQ; from the coding sequence ATGACGCATCCATCCCGATTCGAAGGAACGATCGGTCGCACCCTGGCCGACTCGGAGGCGTGGCACGACGAGCCGCCCCATCCGGGTGCCGATGCCCCCAACGTCGTCGTCGTGCTGCTCGACGACACCGGCTTCGCCCAGTTCGGGTGCTACGGCTCCGACATCGACACGCCCAACATCGACGCGCTGGCCGCCGGCGGGCTCCAGTTCACCAACTTCCACGTCACGCCGCTGTGCTCGCCTACGCGCGCCTCGTTGCTCACGGGCCGGTCGCAGCACGCCGTCGGAATGCGCACGGTGTCGAACTTCCGCACCGGGTTCCCCAACCAACTCGGCCACATCAGCAACCACGCGGCCACGATCGCCGAAGTGCTCAAGCACGAGGGATACGCCACCTTCTGCGTCGGCAAATGGCACCTCGCCCCGATGGAGCAGTGCTCAGCTGCCGGGCCCTTCGACCAGTGGCCGCTCGCCCGCGGGTTCGACCGGTTCTACGGGTTCCTCGAAGGCGAGACCGATCAGTTCCACCCCGACCTCGTCTGCGACAACCATCCGATCGAGCCACCAGCAGGGCCCGCCGACGGCTATCACGTCAGCGAAGACCTCGTCGACCAGTTGACGAGGATGATCAGCGACAGCAAGGGCGTGCGACCCGACCGACCGTTCTTCGCCTACCTCCCGTTCGGTGCCACCCACGCGCCACACCAGGCGCCCCAGGCGTACCTCGACAAGTATCGGGGCCGGTACGACGAGGGATGGGACGTCATCCGCCAGCGGTGGTACGAACGCCAACTCGAACTCGGTGTCATCCCCGATGGCACGCAACTCGCGCCTCGGAATCCGGGGGTCGAGGCGTGGGACGACCTGCCGGTCAACCAGCAGCGAGTCGCGGCACGCCTGCAGGAAGCCTTTGCCGCATTCCTCGATCACACCGACGCCCAGATCGGGCGGCTGGTCGAGTCGCTGCGCAGCATCGGCGAACTCGACAACACGATCTTCGTCGTCCTTGCCGACAACGGTGCCTCCCAGGAGGGCGGGCCGTTCGGCGTGATGCACGAGATGAAGTTCTTCAACGGCATCTTCGAAGACGGTGACGCCATGATCGATCAGATCGACGACATCGGCGGTCCGCACAGCCACACCAACTACCCGTGGGGCTGGGCGCAGTGCGGCAACTCGCCCTTCAAGTGGTACAAGCAGAACACGCACGAAGGCGGCGTGCACGTGCCGATGATCGTCCACGCGCCGCGCCACGTCGACCCCGAGGCGCACGGGCTCCGCGACCAGTTCGTCAACGTCGCCGACATCGTTCCGACCATCTACGAACTCGTGGGCATCACCCCGCCCGACACGTACCGCGGCATCGACCAACTCCCCGTGACCGGACACTCCTTCGCCCAAGCTCTCGCCGATGCTGCTGCGCCAGCCACCAATCGCGTGCAGTACTTCGAGATGGCCGGGAGTCGAGCGCTCGTCCAACTCGACGACGACGGCGTCTCGTGGAAGGCGGTGTGCAAACACACCGCCGGAGGCGACTACGACACCGAACCCTGGGAGCTCTACCGGCTGAGCGACGACTGGTCGGAGTGCAACGACGTGGCCGCCGACCAGCCCGACAAACTCGCCGAACTGATCGACCTGTGGTGGCGCGAAGCCGAGCGACATGGCGTGCTCCCGCTCGACGACCGCATGATCGAACTCTTCGGTGCCCGCTTCCGCGACAACTCCCCGCACCCGGCCGACATGCGCTACGTCTACCGACCGCCGATGTCGCCGATGCCGGGGCAAGCGGCTGCGGCGATCGCCGGCAAGTCGTTCGACCTCACCGCGCGCATCACACGCGACGCCGACAGCGGGGGAGTGATCTACGCGACCGGCACCGAGAACTCCGGCATGTCGGTGTTCGTCCAGCACAACCGCCTCGTCGTCGACTACAACGCGTTCGACGAACACACCATCCTCGAATCCGACCGCGAGATCCCGACCGGCGATGCCACGCTCGTCGTCCAGTTGCGGCGCCGAGCGGGCATGGCCGGTGAGATGTCGCTCCTGATCGACGGCCACGCTGCCGGAACCGCCGACCTCCCGCTCTTCATGCGGATGATGTCGTCGGTCGGGCCGAGCGTCGCCTACGACCACGGATCGGCGGTGTCGCAGCGCTACGAGGCGCCCTTCCCGTTCGAAGGCCGACTCCACGAGGTCGAGATCCAACTCCTGAGCCGACAAGACGCCGAAGCGAGAGACGCCGAGGCCGCAGCAGAAATGAGCCGCCAATGA
- a CDS encoding enoyl-CoA hydratase/isomerase family protein — MTTPTLSRNDDVFVLDFGDDENVTSEAWVASIHELLDQVAAAEGPRALVTTGSAKHYSNGLDVPYMATLSPGDVADYVERVLEIPRRIMLLGVPTAAAVNGHAFGMGAFLVIAHDHAVMRADRGFVCFPEVHLGMPFTESLLDVASAALAPRTLRQALSTGHRYGGADAVAAGIVDSTAPLDELTSTASALASSLASTAGPNLALIKRQLLPTIAARSTTPA; from the coding sequence ATGACGACGCCCACGCTCTCCCGCAACGACGATGTGTTCGTGCTCGACTTCGGCGACGATGAGAACGTCACCAGTGAGGCCTGGGTCGCCTCGATCCACGAACTCCTCGATCAGGTCGCGGCTGCCGAAGGGCCGCGAGCCCTCGTCACCACCGGGTCGGCGAAGCACTACTCCAACGGACTCGACGTGCCGTACATGGCCACGCTCAGCCCCGGCGATGTCGCCGACTACGTCGAGCGAGTCCTCGAGATTCCGCGCCGGATCATGCTCCTCGGCGTCCCGACCGCGGCCGCGGTCAACGGCCACGCCTTCGGTATGGGAGCGTTCCTCGTCATCGCGCACGACCACGCCGTCATGCGCGCCGACCGCGGCTTCGTCTGCTTCCCCGAAGTCCACCTCGGCATGCCGTTCACCGAATCGCTGCTCGACGTGGCGAGCGCAGCACTCGCGCCACGCACACTTCGTCAGGCCCTCTCGACCGGCCATCGATACGGCGGAGCCGACGCCGTCGCCGCCGGCATCGTCGACTCGACGGCCCCGCTCGACGAGCTGACGTCGACCGCGTCGGCACTCGCGAGCAGCCTCGCATCGACCGCAGGCCCGAACCTGGCGTTGATCAAGCGTCAACTCCTCCCCACCATCGCTGCGCGCAGCACCACCCCGGCCTGA
- a CDS encoding ribonuclease Z has product MTLAVTLLGTGSPLPAPDRAGPATLISAGEGADAEHHLVDAGRGVLMRLAALGLGAPNLTAVWITHLHSDHITDLNDVITTRWVMTFTETPLTIVGPVGTRQVVDHILASLDPDVGYRLAHHDDLDHRPPVTVIEVERGEVHLPDGQGGAVTITCEQTDHKPVDPSVGYRFDHDGASVVVAGDTVPCTGLDALCTGANALVHTTIRKDIIANVPFQRMVDTLDYHSSPEEAGATAARAEVDTLILTHYVPPIPQSGTADDWRALAATEFDGTIEVGDDLHRVEITPR; this is encoded by the coding sequence ATGACGCTCGCTGTCACGCTGCTCGGGACGGGGTCGCCGCTGCCGGCGCCCGATCGTGCCGGGCCCGCCACGCTGATCTCGGCCGGCGAAGGAGCCGACGCCGAGCACCACCTCGTCGACGCCGGTCGCGGTGTGCTGATGCGCCTCGCCGCCCTCGGACTCGGTGCCCCGAACCTCACGGCGGTGTGGATCACCCACCTGCACAGCGACCACATCACCGACCTCAACGACGTGATCACCACCCGCTGGGTCATGACCTTCACCGAGACACCGCTCACCATCGTCGGCCCGGTCGGCACACGGCAGGTCGTCGACCACATCCTGGCCTCGCTCGACCCCGACGTCGGCTACCGCCTCGCCCACCACGACGACCTCGATCATCGGCCGCCGGTCACCGTGATCGAAGTCGAGCGCGGCGAGGTGCACCTGCCCGACGGGCAGGGCGGCGCCGTCACGATCACGTGCGAGCAGACCGACCACAAACCGGTCGACCCGAGCGTCGGCTACCGCTTCGACCACGACGGAGCGAGCGTCGTCGTCGCCGGCGACACCGTGCCATGCACCGGCCTCGACGCCCTGTGCACCGGGGCGAACGCACTCGTGCACACGACGATCCGCAAAGACATCATTGCCAACGTGCCGTTCCAGCGCATGGTCGACACGCTCGACTACCACTCCTCTCCCGAAGAGGCCGGCGCCACCGCCGCTCGCGCCGAGGTCGACACGCTGATCCTCACGCACTACGTCCCGCCGATCCCACAGAGCGGCACCGCCGACGACTGGCGCGCACTCGCCGCCACCGAATTCGATGGCACGATCGAAGTCGGCGACGACCTCCATCGCGTCGAGATCACACCGCGCTGA